The Pan paniscus chromosome 1, NHGRI_mPanPan1-v2.0_pri, whole genome shotgun sequence genome has a segment encoding these proteins:
- the CASZ1 gene encoding zinc finger protein castor homolog 1 isoform X1: MKVDYLSEFGFRLSDYEFGTKEKRMDLGTAEGTQCTDPPAGKPAMAPKRKGGLKLNAICAKLSRQVVVEKRADAGSHAEGSPSRPRDQERSGPESGAARAPRSEEDKRRAVIEKWVNGEYSEEPAPTPVLGRIAREGLELPPEGVYMVQPQGCSDEEDHAEEPSKDGGALEEKDSDGAASKEDSGPSTRQASGEASSLRDYAASTMTEFLGMFGYDDQNTRDELARKISFEKLHAGSTPEAATSSMLPTSEDTLSKRARFSKYEEYIRKLKAGEQLSWPAPSTKTEERVGKEVVGTLPGLRLPSSTAHLETKATILPLPSHSSVQMQNLVARASKYDFFIQKLKTGENLRPQNGGTYKKPSKYDLENVKYLHLFKPGEGSPDMGGAIAFKTGKVGRPSKYDVRGIQKPGPAKLPPTPSLAPAPLASVPSAPSAPGPGPEPPASLSFNTPEYLKSTFSKTDSITTGTVSTVKNGLPTDKPAVTEDVNIYQKYIARFSGSQHCGHIHCAYQYREHYHCLDPECNYQRFTSKQDVIRHYNMHKKRDNSLQHGFMRFSPLDDCSVYYHGCHLNGKSTHYHCMQVGCNKVYTSTSDVMTHENFHKKNTQLINDGFQRFRATEDCGTADCQFYGQKTTHFHCRRPGCTFTFKNKCDIEKHKSYHIKDDAYAKDGFKKFYKYEECKYEGCVYSKATNHFHCIRAGCGFTFTSTSQMTSHKRKHERRHIRSSGALGLPPSLLGAKDTEHEESSNDDLVDFSALSSKNSSLSASPTSQQSSASLAAATAATEAGPSATKPPNSKISGLLPQGLPGSIPLALALSNSGLPTPTPYFPILAGRGSTSLPVGTPSLLGAVSSGSAASATPDTPTLVASGAGDSAPAAAASVPAPPASIMERISASKGLISPMMARLAAAALKPSATFDPGSGQQVTPARFPPAQVKPEPGESTGAPGPHEASQDRSLDLTVKEPSNESNGHAVPANSSLLSSLMNKMSQGNPGLGSLLNIKAEAEGSPAAEPSPFLGKAVKALVQEKLAEPWKVYLRRFGTKDFCDGQCDFLHKAHFHCVVEECGALFSTLDGAIKHANFHFRTEGGAAKGNTEAAFPASATETKPPMAPSSPPVPPVTTATVSSLEGPAPSPASVPSTPTLLAWKQLASTIPQMPQIPASVPHLPASPLATTSLENAKPQVKPGFLQFQENDPCLATDCKYANKFHFHCLFGNCKYVCKTSGKAESHCLDHINPNNNLVNVRDQFAYYSLQCLCPNQHCEFRMRGHYHCLRTGCYFVTNITTKLPWHIKKHEKAERRAANGFKYFTKREECGRLGCKYNQVNSHFHCIREGCQFSFLLKHQMTSHARKHMRRMLGKNFDRVPPSQGPAGLMDAETDECMDYTGCSPGAMSSESSTMDRSCSSTPVGNESTAAGNTISMPTASGAKKRFWIIEDMSPFGKRRKTASSRKMLDEGMMLEGFRRFDLYEDCKDAACQFSLKVTHYHCTRENCGYKFCGRTHMYKHAQHHDRVDNLVLDDFKRFKASLSCHFADCPFSGTSTHFHCLRCRFRCTDSTKVTAHRKHHGKQDVISAAGFCQFSSSADCAVPDCKYKLKCSHFHCTFPGCRHTVVGMSQMDSHKRKHEKQERGEPAAEGPAPGPPISLDGSLSLGAEPGSLLFLQSAAAGLGLALGDAGDPGPPDAAARGPREGAAAAAAAGESSQEDEEEELELPEEEAEDDEDEDDDEDDDDEDDDEDEDDEDLRTDSEESLPEAAAEAAGAGARTPALAALAALGAPGPAPTAASSP; this comes from the exons CTGAGGGCACCCAGTGCACGGACCCGCCTGCAGGCAAGCCCGCCATGGCGCCCAAGCGCAAGGGTGGCCTGAAGCTGAACGCCATCTGCGCCAAGCTGAGCCGCCAGGTGGTGGTGGAGAAGCGAGCTGACGCCGGATCCCACGCGGAGGGCAGCCCATCGCGGCCCCGGGACCAAGAGCGCAGTGGCCCTGAGTCTGGGGCAGCCCGGGCCCCCCGCAGCGAGGAAGACAAGAGACGGGCGGTGATCGAGAAGTGGGTGAACGGGGAGTACAGCGAGGAGCCGGCACCCACACCCGTGTTGGGGCGGATTGCCCGCGAGGGCCTGGAGCTGCCTCCCGAGGGTGTCTACATGGTGCAGCCCCAGGGGTGCAGCGATGAGGAAGACCACGCGGAGGAGCCCTCCAAGGACGGCGGTGCCCTGGAGGAGAAGGATTCGGACGGGGCAGCCTCCAAGGAGGACAGCGGCCCCAGCACCAGGCAGGCTTCAG GAGAGGCCTCCTCGCTGCGGGACTACGCGGCCTCCACCATGACCGAGTTCCTCGGCATGTTTGGCTATGATGACCAGAACACGCGGGACGAGCTGGCCAGGAAGATCAGCTTTGAGAAGCTGCACGCGGGCTCCACCCCGGAGGCAGCCACCTCCTCCATGCTGCCCACCTCCGAGGATACCCTCAGCAAGCGGGCACGGTTCTCTAAGTATGAGGAGTACATCCGCAAGCTCAAGGCTGGCGAGCAGCTCTCCTGGCCGGCCCCCAGCACCAAGACCGAGGAGCGGGTGGGCAAGGAGGTGGTGGGCACCCTGCCCGGCCTACGGCTGCCCAGCAGCACGGCCCACCTGGAGACCAAGGCCACCATCCTGCCCCTGCCGTCGCACAGCAGTGTCCAGATGCAGAACCTGGTAGCCCGGGCCTCCAAGTACGACTTCTTCATCCAAAAACTGAAGACCGGCGAGAATCTGCGGCCCCAGAACGGGGGCACCTACAAGAAGCCATCCAAGTACGACCTGGAGAATGTCAAGTACCTGCACCTCTTCAAACCCGGGGAGGGCAGCCCCGACATGGGCGGGGCCATCGCCTTCAAGACGGGCAAGGTGGGGCGCCCTTCCAAGTACGACGTCCGGGGCATCCAGAAGCCAGGCCCCGCCAAGCTTCCGCCCACCCCCAGCCTGGCTCCCGCACCCCTCGCCAGTGTGCCCAGTGCCCCCAGCGCCCCCGGGCCAGGGCCAGAGCCTCCTGCCTCCCTGTCCTTCAACACTCCCGAGTACCTGAAGTCAACCTTCTCCAAAACAGACTCCATCACCACGGGGACCGTCTCCACTGTCAA GAACGGACTGCCCACAGATAAACCAGCCGTCACTGAAGATGTAAACATTTACCAGAAATATATTGCCAG gTTCTCGGGCAGCCAGCACTGTGGCCACATCCACTGTGCCTACCAGTACCGCGAGCACTACCACTGCCTTGACCCTGAGTGTAACTACCAG AGGTTCACGAGTAAGCAGGACGTGATCCGCCACTACAACATGCACAAGAAGCGCGACAACTCCCTGCAGCACGGCTTCATGCGCTTCAGCCCGCTGGACGACTGCAGCGTCTACTACCACGGCTGCCACCTCAATGGGAAGAGCACCCACTATCACTGCATGCAG GTGGGCTGTAACAAGGTGTACACAAGCACGTCCGACGTGATGACCCACGAGAACTTCCACAAGAAGAATACCCAGCTCATTAACGACGGCTTCCAGCGCTTCCGAGCCACTGAAGACTGTGGCACAGCCGACTGCCAGTTCTATGGACAGAAGACCACGCACTTCCACTGCAG GCGCCCCGGCTGCACATTCACTTTCAAGAACAAGTGTGACATCGAGAAGCACAAGAGCTACCACATCAAGGACGATGCCTACGCCAAGGACGGCTTCAAGAAGTTCTACAAGTACGAGGAGTGCAAGTACGAGGGCTGCGTGTACAGCAAGGCTACCAACCACTTCCACTGCATCCGCGCCGGCTGCGGCTTCACCTTCACCTCCACCAGCCAGATGACCTCTCACAAGCGCAAGCATGAGCGCCGGCACATCCGCTCCTCGGGCGCGCTGGGGCTGCCGCCCTCGCTGCTGGGCGCCAAGGACACGGAGCACGAGGAGTCCAGCAACGACGACCTTGTTGACTTCTCCGCCCTGAGCAGCaagaactccagcctgagcgccTCCCCTACCAGCCAGCAGTCCTCTGCGTCCCTGGCTGCCGCCACTGCCGCCACCGAGGCTGGGCCCAGTGCCACCAAACCTCCCAACAGCAAGATCTCGGGGCTGCTGCCCCAGGGCCTGCCTGGCTCGATCCCCCTGGCCCTGGCTCTCTCCAACTCGGGCCTGCCCACCCCCACGCCCTACTTCCCCATACTGGCTGGCCGTGGGAGCACCTCCCTGCCTGTGGGCACCCCCAGCCTCCTGGGTGCCGTGTCGTCTGGGTCAGCAGCCTCAGCCACCCCTGACACACCCACGCTGGTCGCCTCGGGAGCTGGAGACTCAGCCCCCGCGGCTGCCGCCTCTGTCCCGGCACCGCCCGCCTCCATCATGGAGAGGATCTCTGCAAGCAAGGGCCTCATCTCgcccatgatggccaggctggctgCAGCTGCCCTCAAGCCCTCTGCCACCTTTGACCCAG gAAGCGGGCAGCAGGTCACCCCAGCCAGGTTCCCCCCGGCCCAAGTGAAGCCGGAACCCGGTGAGAGCACCGGCGCCCCAGGCCCCCACGAAGCCTCCCAGGACCGCAGTCTAGACCTGACTGTGAAGGAGCCCAG CAACGAATCAAATGGCCACGCAGTCCCGGCAAATTCATCTCTTTTATCCTCGCTTATGAATAAG ATGTCTCAGGGCAACCCTGGCCTGGGCAGCCTGCTGAACATCAAGGCGGAAGCGGAGGGGAGCCCCGCTGCGGAGCCCTCGCCCTTCCTAGGCAAGGCCGTGAAGGCGCTGGTTCAGGAGAAGTTGGCAGAGCCCTGGAAGGTGTACCTGCGCAG GTTTGGTACAAAGGACTTCTGTGACGGCCAGTGTGACTTCCTCCACAAGGCCCACTTCCACTGCGTGGTGGAGGAATGCGGCGCGCTCTTCAGCACCTTGGACGGGGCCATCAAGCACGCAAA CTTCCACTTCCGGACAGAGGGAGGAGCAGCAAAAGGAAACACAGAGGCTGCCTTCCCGGCCTCGGCCACCGAGACCAAACCTCCCATGGCCCCCTCGTCCCCTCCGGTCCCTCCTGTCACCACGGCCACGGTGTCCTCTCTGGAGGGGCCCGCTCCCAGCCCGGCCTCCgtgccctccacccccaccctgctcGCCTGGAAGCAGCTGGCTTCCACCATACCCCAGATGCCTCAGATCCCAGCGTCAGTGCCTCACCTGCCCGCCTCGCCCTTGGCAACGACTTCTCTAGAGAACGCCAAGCCCCAGGTCAAACCCGGATTCCTCCAGTTCCAGGAGAA CGATCCTTGCCTCGCCACGGACTGCAAGTACGCCAACAAGTTCCACTTCCACTGTCTCTTTGGGAACTGCAAGTACGTCTGCAAAACGTCTGGCAAGGCCGAATCCCACTGCCTGGACCACATCAACCCCAACAACAACCTGGTGAACGTGCGAGACCAGTTTGCATACTACTCTCTGCAGTGTCTCTGTCCCAACCAG CACTGCGAGTTCCGAATGCGTGGGCACTACCACTGCCTCCGCACCGGCTGCTATTTTGTGACCAACATCACCACCAAGCTCCCCTGGCACATCAAGAAGCATGAGAAGGCGGAGCGGCGGGCAGCCAATGGCTTCAAATACTTCACCAAGCGCGAGGAGTGTGGCAGGCTAG GTTGCAAGTACAACCAGGTGAACAGCCACTTCCACTGCATCCGGGAGGGCTGCCAGTTCTCCTTCCTCCTTAAGCACCAGATGACCTCCCACGCGCGGAAGCACATGCGGAGGATGCTGGGGAAGAACTTCGACCGTGTGCCCCCCTCCCAG GGCCCCGCAGGCCTGATGGATGCTGAGACAGATGAGTGCATGGACTACACTGGCTGCAGCCCAGGCGCCATGTCCTCTGAGTCATCCACCATGGACCGGAGCTGCTCCAGCACCCCCGTGGGTAACGAGAGCACCGCGGCAG ggaACACCATCTCCATGCCGACAGCCTCGGGGGCCAAAAAGCGCTTCTGGATCATCGAGGACATGTCGCCCTTCGGCAAGCGGCGGAAGACGGCGTCCTCCCGGAAGATGCTGGACGAGGGCATGATGCTGGAGGGCTTCCGGCGCTTCGACCTTTACGAGGACTGCAAGGACGCAGCTTGTCAGTTCTCGCTCAAGGTCACCCACTACCACTGCACGCGCGAGAACTGCGGCTACAAGTTCTGCGGGCGCACGCACATGTACAAGCACGCGCAGCACCACGACCGCGTGGACAACCTGGTGCTGGACGACTTCAAGCGCTTCAAGGCCTCACTCAGCTGCCACTTCGCCGACTGCCCCTTCTCGGGCACCAGCACGCACTTCCACTGCCTGCGCTGCCGCTTCCGCTGCACCGACAGCACCAAGGTCACGGCGCATCGCAAGCACCACGGCAAACAGGACGTGATCAGCGCCGCGGGCTTCTGCCAGTTCAGCTCCAGCGCCGACTGCGCCGTGCCCGACTGCAAGTACAAGCTCAAGTGCTCGCACTTCCACTGCACCTTCCCGGGCTGCCGCCACACGGTGGTGGGCATGTCGCAGATGGACTCGCACAAGCGCAAGCACGAGAAGCAGGAGCGCGGCGAGCCCGCGGCAGAGGGCCCCGCGCCCGGGCCTCCCATCAGTCTGGACGGCTCCCTGTCGCTGGGCGCCGAGCCGGGCTCGCTGCTCTTCCTGCAGTCGGCGGCCGCCGGCCTGGGCCTGGCGCTGGGCGACGCGGGCGACCCCGGCCCGCCCGACGCCGCCGCCCGCGGGCCGCGCGagggcgccgccgccgccgccgcagctgGGGAGTCCTCgcaggaggacgaggaggaggagctggagcTGCCGGAGGAGGAGGCCGAAGACGACGAGGACGAGGACGACGACGAGGACGACGACGACGAGGACGACGACGAGGACGAGGACGACGAGGACCTGCGCACCGACTCGGAGGAGTCGCTGCCCGAGGCGGCGGCGGAGGCGGCGGGCGCGGGCGCGCGGACCCCGGCCTTGGCGGCGCTGGCGGCCCTGGGCGCCCCCGGCCCCgcgcccactgcagcctcctcgcCCTAG
- the CASZ1 gene encoding zinc finger protein castor homolog 1 isoform X2: MDLGTAEGTQCTDPPAGKPAMAPKRKGGLKLNAICAKLSRQVVVEKRADAGSHAEGSPSRPRDQERSGPESGAARAPRSEEDKRRAVIEKWVNGEYSEEPAPTPVLGRIAREGLELPPEGVYMVQPQGCSDEEDHAEEPSKDGGALEEKDSDGAASKEDSGPSTRQASGEASSLRDYAASTMTEFLGMFGYDDQNTRDELARKISFEKLHAGSTPEAATSSMLPTSEDTLSKRARFSKYEEYIRKLKAGEQLSWPAPSTKTEERVGKEVVGTLPGLRLPSSTAHLETKATILPLPSHSSVQMQNLVARASKYDFFIQKLKTGENLRPQNGGTYKKPSKYDLENVKYLHLFKPGEGSPDMGGAIAFKTGKVGRPSKYDVRGIQKPGPAKLPPTPSLAPAPLASVPSAPSAPGPGPEPPASLSFNTPEYLKSTFSKTDSITTGTVSTVKNGLPTDKPAVTEDVNIYQKYIARFSGSQHCGHIHCAYQYREHYHCLDPECNYQRFTSKQDVIRHYNMHKKRDNSLQHGFMRFSPLDDCSVYYHGCHLNGKSTHYHCMQVGCNKVYTSTSDVMTHENFHKKNTQLINDGFQRFRATEDCGTADCQFYGQKTTHFHCRRPGCTFTFKNKCDIEKHKSYHIKDDAYAKDGFKKFYKYEECKYEGCVYSKATNHFHCIRAGCGFTFTSTSQMTSHKRKHERRHIRSSGALGLPPSLLGAKDTEHEESSNDDLVDFSALSSKNSSLSASPTSQQSSASLAAATAATEAGPSATKPPNSKISGLLPQGLPGSIPLALALSNSGLPTPTPYFPILAGRGSTSLPVGTPSLLGAVSSGSAASATPDTPTLVASGAGDSAPAAAASVPAPPASIMERISASKGLISPMMARLAAAALKPSATFDPGSGQQVTPARFPPAQVKPEPGESTGAPGPHEASQDRSLDLTVKEPSNESNGHAVPANSSLLSSLMNKMSQGNPGLGSLLNIKAEAEGSPAAEPSPFLGKAVKALVQEKLAEPWKVYLRRFGTKDFCDGQCDFLHKAHFHCVVEECGALFSTLDGAIKHANFHFRTEGGAAKGNTEAAFPASATETKPPMAPSSPPVPPVTTATVSSLEGPAPSPASVPSTPTLLAWKQLASTIPQMPQIPASVPHLPASPLATTSLENAKPQVKPGFLQFQENDPCLATDCKYANKFHFHCLFGNCKYVCKTSGKAESHCLDHINPNNNLVNVRDQFAYYSLQCLCPNQHCEFRMRGHYHCLRTGCYFVTNITTKLPWHIKKHEKAERRAANGFKYFTKREECGRLGCKYNQVNSHFHCIREGCQFSFLLKHQMTSHARKHMRRMLGKNFDRVPPSQGPAGLMDAETDECMDYTGCSPGAMSSESSTMDRSCSSTPVGNESTAAGNTISMPTASGAKKRFWIIEDMSPFGKRRKTASSRKMLDEGMMLEGFRRFDLYEDCKDAACQFSLKVTHYHCTRENCGYKFCGRTHMYKHAQHHDRVDNLVLDDFKRFKASLSCHFADCPFSGTSTHFHCLRCRFRCTDSTKVTAHRKHHGKQDVISAAGFCQFSSSADCAVPDCKYKLKCSHFHCTFPGCRHTVVGMSQMDSHKRKHEKQERGEPAAEGPAPGPPISLDGSLSLGAEPGSLLFLQSAAAGLGLALGDAGDPGPPDAAARGPREGAAAAAAAGESSQEDEEEELELPEEEAEDDEDEDDDEDDDDEDDDEDEDDEDLRTDSEESLPEAAAEAAGAGARTPALAALAALGAPGPAPTAASSP; this comes from the exons CTGAGGGCACCCAGTGCACGGACCCGCCTGCAGGCAAGCCCGCCATGGCGCCCAAGCGCAAGGGTGGCCTGAAGCTGAACGCCATCTGCGCCAAGCTGAGCCGCCAGGTGGTGGTGGAGAAGCGAGCTGACGCCGGATCCCACGCGGAGGGCAGCCCATCGCGGCCCCGGGACCAAGAGCGCAGTGGCCCTGAGTCTGGGGCAGCCCGGGCCCCCCGCAGCGAGGAAGACAAGAGACGGGCGGTGATCGAGAAGTGGGTGAACGGGGAGTACAGCGAGGAGCCGGCACCCACACCCGTGTTGGGGCGGATTGCCCGCGAGGGCCTGGAGCTGCCTCCCGAGGGTGTCTACATGGTGCAGCCCCAGGGGTGCAGCGATGAGGAAGACCACGCGGAGGAGCCCTCCAAGGACGGCGGTGCCCTGGAGGAGAAGGATTCGGACGGGGCAGCCTCCAAGGAGGACAGCGGCCCCAGCACCAGGCAGGCTTCAG GAGAGGCCTCCTCGCTGCGGGACTACGCGGCCTCCACCATGACCGAGTTCCTCGGCATGTTTGGCTATGATGACCAGAACACGCGGGACGAGCTGGCCAGGAAGATCAGCTTTGAGAAGCTGCACGCGGGCTCCACCCCGGAGGCAGCCACCTCCTCCATGCTGCCCACCTCCGAGGATACCCTCAGCAAGCGGGCACGGTTCTCTAAGTATGAGGAGTACATCCGCAAGCTCAAGGCTGGCGAGCAGCTCTCCTGGCCGGCCCCCAGCACCAAGACCGAGGAGCGGGTGGGCAAGGAGGTGGTGGGCACCCTGCCCGGCCTACGGCTGCCCAGCAGCACGGCCCACCTGGAGACCAAGGCCACCATCCTGCCCCTGCCGTCGCACAGCAGTGTCCAGATGCAGAACCTGGTAGCCCGGGCCTCCAAGTACGACTTCTTCATCCAAAAACTGAAGACCGGCGAGAATCTGCGGCCCCAGAACGGGGGCACCTACAAGAAGCCATCCAAGTACGACCTGGAGAATGTCAAGTACCTGCACCTCTTCAAACCCGGGGAGGGCAGCCCCGACATGGGCGGGGCCATCGCCTTCAAGACGGGCAAGGTGGGGCGCCCTTCCAAGTACGACGTCCGGGGCATCCAGAAGCCAGGCCCCGCCAAGCTTCCGCCCACCCCCAGCCTGGCTCCCGCACCCCTCGCCAGTGTGCCCAGTGCCCCCAGCGCCCCCGGGCCAGGGCCAGAGCCTCCTGCCTCCCTGTCCTTCAACACTCCCGAGTACCTGAAGTCAACCTTCTCCAAAACAGACTCCATCACCACGGGGACCGTCTCCACTGTCAA GAACGGACTGCCCACAGATAAACCAGCCGTCACTGAAGATGTAAACATTTACCAGAAATATATTGCCAG gTTCTCGGGCAGCCAGCACTGTGGCCACATCCACTGTGCCTACCAGTACCGCGAGCACTACCACTGCCTTGACCCTGAGTGTAACTACCAG AGGTTCACGAGTAAGCAGGACGTGATCCGCCACTACAACATGCACAAGAAGCGCGACAACTCCCTGCAGCACGGCTTCATGCGCTTCAGCCCGCTGGACGACTGCAGCGTCTACTACCACGGCTGCCACCTCAATGGGAAGAGCACCCACTATCACTGCATGCAG GTGGGCTGTAACAAGGTGTACACAAGCACGTCCGACGTGATGACCCACGAGAACTTCCACAAGAAGAATACCCAGCTCATTAACGACGGCTTCCAGCGCTTCCGAGCCACTGAAGACTGTGGCACAGCCGACTGCCAGTTCTATGGACAGAAGACCACGCACTTCCACTGCAG GCGCCCCGGCTGCACATTCACTTTCAAGAACAAGTGTGACATCGAGAAGCACAAGAGCTACCACATCAAGGACGATGCCTACGCCAAGGACGGCTTCAAGAAGTTCTACAAGTACGAGGAGTGCAAGTACGAGGGCTGCGTGTACAGCAAGGCTACCAACCACTTCCACTGCATCCGCGCCGGCTGCGGCTTCACCTTCACCTCCACCAGCCAGATGACCTCTCACAAGCGCAAGCATGAGCGCCGGCACATCCGCTCCTCGGGCGCGCTGGGGCTGCCGCCCTCGCTGCTGGGCGCCAAGGACACGGAGCACGAGGAGTCCAGCAACGACGACCTTGTTGACTTCTCCGCCCTGAGCAGCaagaactccagcctgagcgccTCCCCTACCAGCCAGCAGTCCTCTGCGTCCCTGGCTGCCGCCACTGCCGCCACCGAGGCTGGGCCCAGTGCCACCAAACCTCCCAACAGCAAGATCTCGGGGCTGCTGCCCCAGGGCCTGCCTGGCTCGATCCCCCTGGCCCTGGCTCTCTCCAACTCGGGCCTGCCCACCCCCACGCCCTACTTCCCCATACTGGCTGGCCGTGGGAGCACCTCCCTGCCTGTGGGCACCCCCAGCCTCCTGGGTGCCGTGTCGTCTGGGTCAGCAGCCTCAGCCACCCCTGACACACCCACGCTGGTCGCCTCGGGAGCTGGAGACTCAGCCCCCGCGGCTGCCGCCTCTGTCCCGGCACCGCCCGCCTCCATCATGGAGAGGATCTCTGCAAGCAAGGGCCTCATCTCgcccatgatggccaggctggctgCAGCTGCCCTCAAGCCCTCTGCCACCTTTGACCCAG gAAGCGGGCAGCAGGTCACCCCAGCCAGGTTCCCCCCGGCCCAAGTGAAGCCGGAACCCGGTGAGAGCACCGGCGCCCCAGGCCCCCACGAAGCCTCCCAGGACCGCAGTCTAGACCTGACTGTGAAGGAGCCCAG CAACGAATCAAATGGCCACGCAGTCCCGGCAAATTCATCTCTTTTATCCTCGCTTATGAATAAG ATGTCTCAGGGCAACCCTGGCCTGGGCAGCCTGCTGAACATCAAGGCGGAAGCGGAGGGGAGCCCCGCTGCGGAGCCCTCGCCCTTCCTAGGCAAGGCCGTGAAGGCGCTGGTTCAGGAGAAGTTGGCAGAGCCCTGGAAGGTGTACCTGCGCAG GTTTGGTACAAAGGACTTCTGTGACGGCCAGTGTGACTTCCTCCACAAGGCCCACTTCCACTGCGTGGTGGAGGAATGCGGCGCGCTCTTCAGCACCTTGGACGGGGCCATCAAGCACGCAAA CTTCCACTTCCGGACAGAGGGAGGAGCAGCAAAAGGAAACACAGAGGCTGCCTTCCCGGCCTCGGCCACCGAGACCAAACCTCCCATGGCCCCCTCGTCCCCTCCGGTCCCTCCTGTCACCACGGCCACGGTGTCCTCTCTGGAGGGGCCCGCTCCCAGCCCGGCCTCCgtgccctccacccccaccctgctcGCCTGGAAGCAGCTGGCTTCCACCATACCCCAGATGCCTCAGATCCCAGCGTCAGTGCCTCACCTGCCCGCCTCGCCCTTGGCAACGACTTCTCTAGAGAACGCCAAGCCCCAGGTCAAACCCGGATTCCTCCAGTTCCAGGAGAA CGATCCTTGCCTCGCCACGGACTGCAAGTACGCCAACAAGTTCCACTTCCACTGTCTCTTTGGGAACTGCAAGTACGTCTGCAAAACGTCTGGCAAGGCCGAATCCCACTGCCTGGACCACATCAACCCCAACAACAACCTGGTGAACGTGCGAGACCAGTTTGCATACTACTCTCTGCAGTGTCTCTGTCCCAACCAG CACTGCGAGTTCCGAATGCGTGGGCACTACCACTGCCTCCGCACCGGCTGCTATTTTGTGACCAACATCACCACCAAGCTCCCCTGGCACATCAAGAAGCATGAGAAGGCGGAGCGGCGGGCAGCCAATGGCTTCAAATACTTCACCAAGCGCGAGGAGTGTGGCAGGCTAG GTTGCAAGTACAACCAGGTGAACAGCCACTTCCACTGCATCCGGGAGGGCTGCCAGTTCTCCTTCCTCCTTAAGCACCAGATGACCTCCCACGCGCGGAAGCACATGCGGAGGATGCTGGGGAAGAACTTCGACCGTGTGCCCCCCTCCCAG GGCCCCGCAGGCCTGATGGATGCTGAGACAGATGAGTGCATGGACTACACTGGCTGCAGCCCAGGCGCCATGTCCTCTGAGTCATCCACCATGGACCGGAGCTGCTCCAGCACCCCCGTGGGTAACGAGAGCACCGCGGCAG ggaACACCATCTCCATGCCGACAGCCTCGGGGGCCAAAAAGCGCTTCTGGATCATCGAGGACATGTCGCCCTTCGGCAAGCGGCGGAAGACGGCGTCCTCCCGGAAGATGCTGGACGAGGGCATGATGCTGGAGGGCTTCCGGCGCTTCGACCTTTACGAGGACTGCAAGGACGCAGCTTGTCAGTTCTCGCTCAAGGTCACCCACTACCACTGCACGCGCGAGAACTGCGGCTACAAGTTCTGCGGGCGCACGCACATGTACAAGCACGCGCAGCACCACGACCGCGTGGACAACCTGGTGCTGGACGACTTCAAGCGCTTCAAGGCCTCACTCAGCTGCCACTTCGCCGACTGCCCCTTCTCGGGCACCAGCACGCACTTCCACTGCCTGCGCTGCCGCTTCCGCTGCACCGACAGCACCAAGGTCACGGCGCATCGCAAGCACCACGGCAAACAGGACGTGATCAGCGCCGCGGGCTTCTGCCAGTTCAGCTCCAGCGCCGACTGCGCCGTGCCCGACTGCAAGTACAAGCTCAAGTGCTCGCACTTCCACTGCACCTTCCCGGGCTGCCGCCACACGGTGGTGGGCATGTCGCAGATGGACTCGCACAAGCGCAAGCACGAGAAGCAGGAGCGCGGCGAGCCCGCGGCAGAGGGCCCCGCGCCCGGGCCTCCCATCAGTCTGGACGGCTCCCTGTCGCTGGGCGCCGAGCCGGGCTCGCTGCTCTTCCTGCAGTCGGCGGCCGCCGGCCTGGGCCTGGCGCTGGGCGACGCGGGCGACCCCGGCCCGCCCGACGCCGCCGCCCGCGGGCCGCGCGagggcgccgccgccgccgccgcagctgGGGAGTCCTCgcaggaggacgaggaggaggagctggagcTGCCGGAGGAGGAGGCCGAAGACGACGAGGACGAGGACGACGACGAGGACGACGACGACGAGGACGACGACGAGGACGAGGACGACGAGGACCTGCGCACCGACTCGGAGGAGTCGCTGCCCGAGGCGGCGGCGGAGGCGGCGGGCGCGGGCGCGCGGACCCCGGCCTTGGCGGCGCTGGCGGCCCTGGGCGCCCCCGGCCCCgcgcccactgcagcctcctcgcCCTAG